One region of Luteolibacter yonseiensis genomic DNA includes:
- a CDS encoding DNA-methyltransferase, which produces MKLEQKTTVRLYEGDCIKGMMEHIPDSSIDIIVTSPPYNLGIKYNSYDDQKDWQEYLDWTIEWATQASRKLKDDGSLFLNIGGSLKAPLLPHVVLNLLADEHKLFHLQNSIHWIKSIALPDKKDGPERQRGHYKPINSDRFVNDCHEHIFHLTKGGDTKLDRKAIGVPYADKSNIGRWGHTGGDDLKCRGNVWFIPYKTINRRADDRPHPATFPDALVEHCIKLHGKNGSSVVMDPFLGIGHAAYAAISCGVKEFIGFEIDPVYMSAVRDELTERGNRYICGAVSPT; this is translated from the coding sequence ATGAAACTCGAACAAAAGACCACCGTCAGACTTTACGAAGGCGATTGCATCAAGGGCATGATGGAGCACATTCCGGACTCTTCAATCGACATCATCGTAACATCGCCGCCCTACAATCTTGGGATTAAATACAATTCCTACGACGACCAAAAAGACTGGCAGGAATATCTGGATTGGACGATTGAATGGGCAACTCAGGCGTCCCGCAAGCTGAAAGACGACGGCTCTCTCTTTCTGAATATCGGCGGCTCTCTTAAAGCTCCGCTCTTACCGCACGTAGTTTTGAATCTCCTTGCGGATGAGCACAAGCTCTTCCATCTCCAGAATTCTATCCATTGGATCAAGTCCATCGCGTTGCCGGACAAAAAGGATGGCCCCGAACGGCAGCGGGGGCACTACAAGCCCATCAATTCCGATCGTTTCGTCAACGACTGCCACGAGCATATCTTCCACCTCACGAAGGGTGGAGACACAAAGTTGGATCGCAAAGCCATTGGCGTTCCGTATGCCGACAAGTCCAATATTGGCCGGTGGGGGCACACAGGAGGAGACGATCTGAAGTGCCGTGGCAATGTATGGTTCATACCCTACAAGACAATTAATCGCCGCGCTGATGACCGACCTCATCCCGCAACCTTCCCGGATGCGCTGGTTGAGCATTGCATCAAGCTCCATGGCAAAAACGGCAGCTCCGTGGTGATGGATCCCTTCTTAGGCATTGGCCATGCGGCCTACGCTGCCATTAGCTGCGGGGTTAAGGAATTCATTGGATTTGAGATCGACCCTGTCTATATGTCGGCAGTCAGGGACGAGCTGACAGAACGAGGAAATCGTTACATTTGCGGTGCAGTCTCGCCTACCTAG